One genomic segment of Clostridium estertheticum subsp. estertheticum includes these proteins:
- a CDS encoding ABC transporter permease, with protein MIKSQKELMFMSVPFLVYIAVFAYAPIWGWLMAFQNYKPGVDFFHQTWVGLAQFKSLFSYMGFIQVLRNTVAMSLINLVLGMACPIILALLLNEIKSTFFKRTVQTISYLPHFLSWIIATGIIADVLSTDPAVGIINNLLMQLHFISKPILFLGIPKMFWGIVGVSTVWKEVGWGTIIYLSAISSIDPALYEAAEIDGAGRFQKMRHITLTGIKATIIILLIMNIGHILDAGFEIQYFLGNGLVSDYSKTIDIFVLDYGINQFNYSLATAAGIFKSAVSITMLLLANFISGKVSDEKLI; from the coding sequence ATGATTAAAAGTCAAAAGGAACTTATGTTTATGTCTGTGCCTTTCCTAGTATATATAGCAGTATTTGCTTATGCACCTATTTGGGGATGGCTCATGGCTTTCCAAAATTACAAACCAGGGGTGGACTTTTTTCATCAGACATGGGTAGGACTTGCTCAGTTTAAAAGTCTTTTTTCCTATATGGGATTTATTCAAGTACTTAGAAATACGGTGGCAATGAGCTTAATAAACCTTGTACTAGGTATGGCCTGTCCTATAATTTTGGCATTGCTTCTTAATGAAATAAAAAGTACGTTCTTTAAGCGTACGGTGCAGACAATATCTTATCTTCCACATTTCTTGTCTTGGATTATTGCTACAGGAATAATTGCAGATGTTTTATCTACAGACCCTGCAGTTGGGATTATAAACAATTTGCTTATGCAGCTTCACTTTATAAGTAAACCAATTTTATTTTTAGGTATACCTAAAATGTTCTGGGGAATTGTTGGAGTATCAACAGTTTGGAAAGAAGTCGGATGGGGTACGATAATTTACCTATCAGCTATATCTTCGATAGATCCCGCTTTGTATGAAGCTGCCGAAATAGATGGTGCTGGCCGTTTCCAGAAAATGCGTCATATAACACTTACGGGTATAAAAGCTACCATTATTATATTGCTTATTATGAATATTGGACATATTCTGGATGCTGGTTTTGAAATACAGTATTTCTTGGGGAATGGTTTGGTTTCGGATTATTCTAAGACCATTGATATATTTGTTCTAGACTATGGTATTAATCAATTCAATTATTCCCTTGCCACTGCGGCTGGTATTTTCAAAAGTGCTGTAAGCATTACAATGCTTCTTCTCGCCAATTTTATTTCTGGTAAAGTTAGTGATGAAAAACTTATTTAG
- a CDS encoding carbohydrate ABC transporter permease, with amino-acid sequence MNYKSTKAGDKVFNTFNAIFMIVIVVVTLYPFLNILAISFNNASDTLKGGIYIWPREWTLFNFRSIFATGFLYHAFFISVLRTVISTVLNLFFTTMLAYTLSRKEYFLRKFITTVFVLTMYFSAGLIPSYFLIKNLGLMNHFIVYILPSMIGAFNLIVIRTYIKSLPDSMIEAAKIDGAGEFSIFIKIVFPLCKPVLAVVGLFVAVGAWNTWFDTFIYASSNQNLSTLQYELMKLLSTSMQTATSAVAQFGGKGALSGSTDSVTPQSIRAASTVVAALPILMIYPFLQKYFVVGLNVGSVKE; translated from the coding sequence ATGAATTATAAAAGTACAAAAGCAGGAGACAAAGTGTTCAATACATTTAATGCAATATTTATGATAGTGATTGTTGTTGTGACTTTGTATCCTTTTCTAAATATTTTAGCAATATCTTTTAATAATGCCTCAGATACCCTAAAGGGAGGCATTTATATTTGGCCTAGGGAATGGACACTGTTTAATTTCCGTTCAATTTTTGCCACAGGCTTTTTATATCATGCGTTTTTTATATCTGTGTTAAGGACAGTTATATCAACAGTACTTAATTTATTTTTTACTACCATGCTTGCTTATACATTAAGCAGAAAAGAGTATTTCCTTAGGAAGTTTATTACAACGGTGTTTGTTCTTACCATGTATTTTAGTGCAGGATTGATACCTTCATATTTCCTCATTAAAAATCTTGGGCTTATGAATCACTTCATAGTATACATTTTGCCTTCTATGATAGGTGCTTTTAACCTTATTGTTATAAGGACTTATATAAAATCACTTCCTGATAGTATGATAGAAGCTGCAAAAATCGATGGTGCAGGAGAATTTAGCATATTTATTAAGATAGTATTTCCTCTTTGCAAACCTGTTTTGGCAGTTGTAGGACTCTTTGTAGCGGTAGGTGCATGGAATACCTGGTTTGATACATTCATATATGCTTCATCAAATCAAAACTTGAGTACACTTCAATATGAATTGATGAAACTCTTGTCAACATCTATGCAAACAGCAACTAGTGCTGTAGCTCAATTTGGTGGCAAAGGGGCTCTTAGCGGATCAACCGATTCAGTAACACCACAATCCATAAGAGCAGCAAGTACAGTTGTTGCGGCTTTACCTATACTTATGATTTATCCGTTCCTTCAGAAGTATTTTGTAGTAGGGCTTAATGTAGGCAGTGTAAAGGAATAA
- a CDS encoding glycoside hydrolase family 43 protein: MKTFINPILPGFYPDPSICRVKEDYYLVTSSFAYYPGVPIFHSRDLVNWKQIGHVLDRPSQLPLDGLGQSRGIFAPTIRYNDGVFYMITTNMDGGGNFIVTATDPCGPWTNPYYLDAQGMDPSLLFDDDGKVYYTGTRPTEEGPKYDGNWEIWLQELDLQSMKLIGKPLGLWRGALREAIWPEGPHIYKINGEYYLMISEGGTGPQHAVSVARSNTICGPYVGNPGNPILTHRHLGKKYPIVNVGHCDLVETQNGEWWAVALASRIYGGYYRNLGRETYLVPVIWEDGWPVMSAGTGKVELTYNMPNLPENKVIVPSVCDDFDEDTLNFRWNFIRTPREEFFSLSERKGYLRLNLRPERITQRVNPSFVGRRQQHIKFSASTLMEFTPLSENEVAGIVLLQSNDFNFSFIYTKNGDETVIRLIKCTGGDEKIIVEKAVRGTTLYLKVEADGQDYSFYYGESLEKCIVLIENVDGRILSTDVAGGFVGTEIGLYASSNGIKSDNKAYFDWFKYYGEDGFNND, encoded by the coding sequence ATGAAGACTTTTATAAACCCAATACTACCAGGTTTTTATCCGGATCCATCCATTTGCAGAGTAAAGGAGGACTACTATTTAGTTACTTCATCCTTTGCTTATTACCCAGGCGTGCCTATTTTTCATAGTAGGGATCTTGTTAATTGGAAACAGATAGGCCATGTTCTTGATAGGCCTTCACAGCTTCCGCTAGATGGATTAGGACAATCTAGGGGAATTTTCGCACCTACAATTAGATATAACGATGGCGTTTTTTATATGATAACAACAAATATGGATGGTGGTGGTAATTTTATAGTTACTGCAACAGACCCATGCGGTCCATGGACAAATCCATATTATCTAGATGCACAAGGAATGGATCCGTCACTTTTATTTGATGATGATGGAAAAGTATATTATACGGGAACTAGACCAACAGAGGAAGGACCAAAGTACGATGGAAACTGGGAAATATGGCTTCAAGAACTTGATTTACAAAGCATGAAATTAATTGGTAAGCCTTTAGGATTATGGAGAGGAGCATTAAGAGAAGCTATTTGGCCTGAAGGACCTCATATTTACAAAATAAATGGAGAGTATTATCTTATGATTTCGGAGGGAGGTACAGGACCACAACATGCAGTCTCAGTAGCGCGCAGTAATACCATTTGTGGACCATACGTTGGTAACCCTGGCAATCCTATACTAACCCATAGGCATTTAGGAAAAAAATATCCTATTGTGAATGTTGGACATTGTGATCTTGTTGAAACACAAAATGGTGAATGGTGGGCAGTAGCATTGGCATCACGCATTTATGGTGGATATTATCGTAATTTAGGAAGAGAAACTTACTTAGTTCCAGTTATTTGGGAAGATGGGTGGCCAGTAATGAGTGCAGGGACTGGAAAAGTAGAATTGACCTATAATATGCCTAATTTACCAGAGAACAAGGTGATCGTACCCTCAGTTTGTGACGATTTTGATGAGGATACACTAAATTTCAGATGGAACTTTATACGTACACCAAGGGAAGAATTTTTTAGTCTAAGTGAGCGCAAAGGATATTTGAGATTAAATCTTAGACCGGAGAGGATAACACAGAGAGTAAACCCAAGCTTTGTAGGAAGAAGGCAACAGCATATTAAATTTTCAGCTAGTACTTTAATGGAATTTACTCCATTAAGTGAAAATGAAGTAGCTGGAATAGTATTATTACAGAGTAACGATTTTAACTTTAGTTTTATATACACTAAAAATGGTGATGAAACAGTAATTAGGTTAATCAAATGCACAGGTGGGGATGAGAAGATCATTGTAGAGAAAGCAGTGCGAGGCACTACTTTGTATTTAAAAGTAGAGGCAGATGGTCAGGATTATAGTTTCTACTATGGAGAAAGTTTAGAAAAGTGTATAGTTTTAATAGAAAATGTAGATGGAAGAATCTTAAGTACCGATGTTGCGGGAGGGTTTGTTGGAACAGAAATTGGTCTATATGCAAGCTCTAATGGTATAAAAAGTGATAATAAGGCTTATTTCGATTGGTTTAAGTATTACGGAGAGGATGGTTTTAACAATGATTAA
- a CDS encoding glycosyl hydrolase family 8, whose product MIKSAENRKGAFYTGEYRNVFKEFGYSQEKIKDKIEDTWNKLFYGDEDTKIYYPVGEKEGYILDTGNVDVRSEGMSYGMMICVQMNKKQEFDRLWTWAKRYMQHDSGEYKSYFAWSLNTDGTRKAQGPAPDGEEFFAMALFFASNRFGDGPVPYDYSVQAREILKECVHKGEKGIGNSMWDAKNRLIKFVPEVAFSDPSYHLPHFYELFALWADSNDRQFWIDAASASREYLKIACHPITGLAPEYAHYDGTPYIGEGHELFYSDSYRVAGNIALDYEWFRGDSWEIEEADKIQRFFTHDKFKNDYRQYTIDGIGLEKKSLHPVGLVATNAMASLAASGDNARSCVDEFWNIPLRTGVRRYYDNCLYIFSLLALSGNYKIWENKRGASSTK is encoded by the coding sequence ATGATTAAGAGTGCAGAAAATAGAAAAGGAGCCTTTTATACTGGTGAATATAGAAATGTTTTTAAAGAATTCGGGTACTCCCAGGAAAAAATTAAAGATAAAATTGAGGATACTTGGAACAAACTTTTTTATGGAGATGAAGATACAAAAATTTATTATCCTGTAGGAGAAAAAGAGGGGTATATATTAGATACTGGTAACGTTGATGTAAGATCTGAAGGTATGTCCTATGGAATGATGATTTGTGTACAAATGAATAAAAAACAAGAATTTGATCGTCTTTGGACATGGGCTAAAAGATATATGCAACATGATAGTGGGGAATATAAAAGTTACTTTGCTTGGTCTTTAAATACTGACGGAACTAGAAAAGCTCAGGGTCCTGCGCCTGATGGTGAAGAGTTTTTTGCTATGGCTCTGTTTTTTGCTTCAAATCGCTTTGGAGATGGTCCTGTGCCTTATGACTACAGTGTGCAGGCAAGAGAGATTCTTAAAGAATGTGTCCACAAAGGGGAAAAAGGAATTGGAAATTCTATGTGGGATGCTAAAAATAGGTTGATAAAGTTTGTTCCAGAGGTCGCATTTTCTGATCCTTCTTATCACCTACCACATTTTTACGAATTATTTGCTCTTTGGGCTGATTCAAATGATAGACAGTTTTGGATAGATGCTGCATCTGCAAGTAGAGAATACCTAAAGATAGCATGCCATCCTATAACAGGCCTGGCACCGGAGTATGCTCATTATGATGGAACCCCTTATATAGGAGAGGGGCATGAATTGTTTTATAGTGACTCATATCGTGTAGCAGGAAATATTGCCCTTGATTATGAATGGTTTAGAGGAGACTCATGGGAAATAGAAGAAGCTGATAAAATTCAGAGATTCTTTACTCATGATAAATTTAAAAATGATTACAGACAATATACCATAGATGGAATAGGGCTTGAGAAGAAATCTTTGCATCCTGTAGGACTAGTAGCTACAAACGCTATGGCATCTCTTGCAGCCAGTGGAGATAATGCAAGATCTTGTGTGGATGAATTTTGGAATATACCTCTTCGTACAGGGGTAAGAAGGTATTATGATAATTGTTTATACATTTTTAGTTTACTCGCTTTAAGTGGGAATTATAAAATATGGGAAAATAAGAGAGGAGCAAGCTCAACAAAATAA